The following are encoded together in the Mycteria americana isolate JAX WOST 10 ecotype Jacksonville Zoo and Gardens chromosome 2, USCA_MyAme_1.0, whole genome shotgun sequence genome:
- the BHLHE22 gene encoding class E basic helix-loop-helix protein 22, with translation MERALGLPAEEDLFHKSLAASAKRMESAFRSPPGLDLSHPRDRQPSPLACYEAAEPEALLQPGVGGDPLALPPGSVCVKYGESASRSSVAESSGGEQSPDDDSDGRCELVLRGAGGDPRVASPAAGGGGGGGGGGLKAAEGGCSNSHGHGGSKKSKEQKALRLNINARERRRMHDLNDALDELRAVIPYAHSPSVRKLSKIATLLLAKNYILMQAQALEEMRRLVAYLNQGQAISAASLPSSAAAAAAAAAALHPALGAYEQAAGYPFSAGLPPATSCPEKCAIFNSVSSSLCKQCTEKP, from the coding sequence ATGGAGCGGGCGCTGGGGCTGCCCGCAGAAGAGGACCTCTTCCACAAGAGCCTCGCCGCCTCGGCCAAGCGCATGGAGTCCGCCTTCCGCTCGCCCCCGGGGCTCGACCTCTCCCACCCCCGCGACCGCCAGCCCTCGCCGCTCGCCTGCTACGAGGCGGCGGAGCCCGAGGCGCTGCTGCAGCCCGGCGTCGGCGGCGACCCGCTGGCGCTGCCGCCGGGCTCCGTCTGCGTCAAGTACGGCGAGAGCGCCAGCCGCAGCTCGGTGGCCGAGAGCAGCGGCGGCGAGCAGAGCCCCGACGACGACAGCGACGGCCGCTGCGAGCTGGTGCTGCGCGGCGCCGGGGGGGACCCGCGCGTCGCctcgccggcggcgggcggcggcggcggcggggggggcggggggctgaaGGCGGCCGAGGGCGGCTGCTCCAACAGCCACGGGCACGGCGGCAGCAAGAAGTCCAAGGAGCAGAAGGCGCTGCGCCTCAACATCAAcgcgcgggagcggcggcggatGCACGACCTGAACGACGCGCTGGACGAGCTGCGGGCGGTCATCCCCTACGCGCACAGCCCCTCGGTGCGGAAGCTCTCCAAGATCGCCACGCTCCTCCTGGCCAAGAACTACATCCTGATGCAGGCGCAGGCCCTGGAGGAGATGCGGCGCCTGGTGGCTTATCTCAACCAGGGCCAGGCCATCTCGGCcgcctccctgcccagctccgccgcggcggcggcggcggcggcggcggcgctgcacCCCGCCCTCGGCGCCTACGAGCAGGCGGCCGGCTACCCCTTCAGCGCCGGGCTGCCCCCCGCCACCTCCTGCCCGGAGAAATGTGCCATTTTCAACAGCgtctcctccagcctctgcaaACAGTGCACGGAGAAGCCTTAA